In Microbacterium maritypicum, the following are encoded in one genomic region:
- a CDS encoding SGNH/GDSL hydrolase family protein: protein MTDDRAALRGLLASGAPVTWVFTGDSITHGLIHTRGARSYVDHLHELIRGDAGRVQDAVINTAITGWRTDLILGDFDRRVAHWRPDVVTLMIGTNDCTTEWLDPVIEVSAFAESIAEFVRRVREGGAVPVLQTPPTVDLLHAPDRARIGEFAQAIRDVAAREGVVLVDQYAAFAEFSAGTGPGNEGVPWGLLDDAFHPSAAGHALLALGWAEAVGIGGAGSPVLAELAARIAVARHPQWPPV from the coding sequence ATGACGGATGATCGCGCGGCGCTCCGGGGGCTGCTCGCCTCCGGGGCGCCGGTCACCTGGGTGTTCACGGGCGACTCGATCACGCACGGGCTGATCCACACGCGCGGTGCCCGCAGCTACGTCGACCACCTGCACGAGCTGATCCGCGGCGATGCCGGACGGGTGCAGGATGCCGTGATCAACACGGCGATCACCGGGTGGCGGACCGACCTGATCCTGGGCGACTTCGACCGTCGCGTCGCCCATTGGCGGCCCGACGTGGTGACGCTCATGATCGGCACGAACGACTGCACCACCGAGTGGCTCGACCCCGTGATCGAGGTGTCGGCGTTCGCGGAGTCGATCGCGGAGTTCGTGCGGCGGGTGCGGGAGGGCGGGGCCGTGCCCGTGCTGCAGACGCCGCCGACCGTCGACCTCCTGCACGCGCCCGACCGTGCCCGCATCGGCGAGTTCGCGCAGGCGATTCGAGATGTGGCTGCGCGGGAAGGCGTGGTTCTGGTGGATCAGTACGCCGCGTTCGCGGAGTTCTCGGCGGGAACCGGTCCGGGCAACGAGGGCGTGCCGTGGGGGCTGCTCGACGACGCGTTCCACCCGAGCGCGGCGGGGCATGCCCTGCTCGCACTCGGGTGGGCCGAAGCGGTCGGGATCGGCGGCGCCGGGTCGCCCGTGCTCGCGGAGCTCGCGGCGCGGATCGCTGTCGCGCGGCATCCGCAGTGGCCTCCCGTGTGA
- a CDS encoding DUF4185 domain-containing protein yields the protein MRRRMIAAGLAAASLCAGALFAAPASAAVPAGGGHGNGHGHGQCSLVDKTLTATSSVNQNLTETFTTYGNTGGEWTGGDSTYSMPLGKGKTGWFFSDTFLGTVNPDGSRPTDSPFVNNSVVVQDRRGDLTTITGGTPDDPAGIIPPEPDGKWYWIGDPTPGRHGTVQVPLLQFARTGTGQWDFAWTANRLATLDGQTLQLEGIVDLPSATGINWGSWTLEERGTTYIYGIADPGGVRSAYVAKVQGKDGLKGTWTYWNGTTWSANEADAVPVVPYVANEFSVAPFRDGYLLVTQDTSELFSTRIVARTSCSPTGPFTDPVELYRTPETGALGSYGDPDVFTYNAHEHPNLRQGNRILVSYNVNTFDNVGDVYDDASIYRPRFIDVQLKVTG from the coding sequence ATGAGAAGACGCATGATCGCGGCGGGACTCGCCGCCGCATCCCTGTGCGCGGGAGCGCTGTTCGCCGCCCCGGCGAGCGCGGCGGTTCCGGCCGGAGGCGGGCACGGCAACGGGCACGGACACGGCCAGTGCTCGCTGGTCGACAAGACGCTCACGGCGACATCGAGTGTGAACCAGAACCTGACCGAGACCTTCACGACCTATGGGAACACCGGCGGGGAATGGACCGGCGGCGACAGCACCTACTCGATGCCGCTCGGCAAGGGGAAGACCGGCTGGTTCTTCTCGGACACGTTCCTCGGCACCGTGAACCCCGACGGCTCGCGGCCGACCGACTCTCCGTTCGTGAACAACTCCGTCGTGGTGCAGGACCGCCGTGGCGACCTCACGACCATCACCGGCGGCACCCCCGACGACCCGGCCGGCATCATCCCGCCCGAGCCCGACGGCAAGTGGTACTGGATCGGCGACCCGACGCCCGGCCGTCACGGCACGGTGCAGGTGCCGCTGCTGCAGTTCGCCCGCACCGGCACGGGGCAGTGGGACTTCGCGTGGACCGCGAACCGGCTCGCCACGCTCGACGGTCAGACCCTGCAGCTCGAGGGCATCGTGGACCTCCCCTCGGCGACCGGCATCAACTGGGGCTCGTGGACCCTCGAAGAACGCGGCACGACCTACATCTACGGCATCGCCGACCCCGGGGGAGTGCGCTCGGCCTACGTCGCGAAGGTGCAGGGCAAGGACGGCTTGAAGGGCACGTGGACGTACTGGAACGGCACGACCTGGTCGGCGAACGAAGCGGATGCCGTGCCCGTGGTGCCCTACGTCGCCAACGAGTTCAGCGTCGCCCCCTTCCGCGACGGCTACCTGCTCGTGACGCAGGACACGTCGGAGCTGTTCAGCACCCGCATCGTCGCGCGCACCTCGTGCTCGCCGACCGGTCCGTTCACCGACCCGGTCGAGCTGTACCGCACGCCCGAGACCGGGGCGCTCGGCAGCTACGGAGACCCCGACGTGTTCACCTACAACGCGCACGAGCATCCGAATCTGCGTCAGGGCAACCGCATCCTCGTCTCCTACAACGTGAACACCTTCGACAACGTGGGTGACGTGTACGACGACGCCTCGATCTACCGTCCGCGGTTCATCGACGTGCAGCTCAAGGTCACCGGATGA